The Pseudomonas sp. MH9.2 genomic interval TTCGAGCGCCAGTTCGGATGGCATACGCTTGGCGTATTCATGCCAACCTTCTTCCACCCACTTTGGCATGCGCGAACCGACAGCGATCAAACGCAGACGCACAGCAACCCCTTACTCTTTGTCAGACGGCGTGTTGTCGAATGACATTTTGTCGGCTGCCATTGGGTCAAACGGGTTCGCATCGTGGCTGCCATGGCTTGCACGGCTTTGCTCGGCACCATGCCACAGACGCTCAAGGTCGTAGAACTGACGGGCGCTGGCGGTCATTACGTGCACGATGATGTCGCCCAGGTCCAACAGAACCCAATCGCTGTCGCCCTTGCCTTCTTCACCCAGTGGCTTGAAGCCCTGAGCCTTGACCTTGTCGCGCACGTTCTCGACCATCGAGGCGATGTGGCGGTTGGAGGTACCTGTGGCGATGAGCATGTAATCAGTGATGCTGGTCTTGTCGCGCACGTCGATCGCCAGGATGTCCTGGGCCTTGATGTCTTCCAGTGCAGCCGTTGCCAGCTTGATCAGGATTTCGCTATTTTGCTTCGTCATAAAAAACTCATTCAGCTCGTGTGTATGAGGACCTGAAACGCCATCTAGAGAGGCTGTTTCAAAGGGTCCCCTGAGTGTTCGGCGCATGGTACAGCCCGTGCGCGTCGATATAGGCCAGTACCGCGTCTGGCACCAGAAAACGTACCGACTTCCCGCTGGCCAGCAGTTGGCGGATCTGGGTGGCAGACACCGATAACGGCGTCTGCCAGACGAATGTAATGTGTCCACCCGGCCCTTTCAGGGCCTTCGGATCGCTGACTGCGCGCCCCGCCAGCAAGTTACGCATGGCGTCAGGCGACTCGCTGTCGGCGTCCGGGCGTTGCAGCACCACGATATGGCAGTGCTCCAGCAGTTCTTCCCAGCGATGCCAGGTCGGTAGCCCGCAAAAGGCATCCCAACCCAATAACAGGAATAACTGGTCATCTGCGGCCAACTCGGCCCGCATCAGTTCCAGGGTGTCGATGGTGTACGACGGTTTGTCCCGTTGCAGCTCTCGGTCATCCACCGTCAAAGGAGGCACACCGGCCACCGCGCACTTGACCATCGCTAGTCGGTGCTGCGCACTGACGCTTGGCATGTCGCGATGAGGCGGCCTGGCACTGGGTGTCAGGCGTAACTCATCAAGCCCCAGCAACTCGGCGACTTCCAGCGCACTGCGCAAATGGCCGATGTGCACGGGGTCGAACGTGCCGCCCAGCATACCGATACGTCTGGGCAGGCCTGGCGTCTGTGGCACCTGCGCAGCGGGTTTTTCGGGATCGGCCAAGTCAGACAGGCTCCTGGCCACGCAACTGACCATCGCCGACCACGATGTACTTCTCGCAGGTCAAACCTTCCAGACCGACCGGACCGCGGGCGTGCAGCTTATCAGTAGAAATGCCGATCTCGGCACCCAATCCGTATTCAAAGCCATCAGCGAAGCAGGTCGGGGCGTTAATCATCACCGAACTGGAGTCCACTTCGGCCAGGAAACGCCGAGCCTGGCCCTGATGATCAGTGACGATGGCATCGGTATGGTGCGACCCATAGCGGTTGATATGTTCGATGGCCTGATCCAGATCCGCCACCACAAGGATCGACAAAATCGGCGCAAGGTATTCGGTGTTCCAGTCTTCTTCGGTTGCTGGCAGGGCATCAATCAGCTCGCGGGTGCGTTCGCAACCGCGCAGCTCGACACCTTTTTCGCGAAATTGCGCGGCCATTGGCGGCAAAAACTCGGCAGCAACAGCCTGATCCACCAACAAGGTTTCCATCGCGCCGCAGATGCCGTAACGGTAGGTTTTGGCGTTGAAACTGATGCGCTGAGCCTTGGGCAGATCGGCGTGGGCACTGACATAAACGTGGCAGATGCCGTCCAGATGCTTGATCACCGGCACCCGTGCATCGCGACTGACCCGTTCGATCAGGCCTTTGCCGCCGCGTGGAACGATCACGTCGACGTACTCGGGCATGGTGATCAGCGCGCCGACTGCCGCACGATCCGTCACTTCAACCACTTGCACCACGGCCGCCGGCAAATTGGCAACCGCCAGGCCGCGCTGAATGCAGGCGGCGATGGCACGGTTGGAGTGAATGGCTTCAGAGCCACCACGCAGAATCGTGGCGTTACCCGACTTCAGGCACAGGCTCGCGGCATCGATCGTCACATTCGGACGCGACTCGTAAATAATCCCCACCACACCCAGCGGCACACGCATCTTGCCGACCTGAATGCCCGACGGCCGATAGCTCATGTCGCGAATCGCGCCAATCGGGTCCGGCAGGCTGATCACCTGGCGCAAACCTTCGATCATGCTATCGATGCGTGCCGGCGTCAGGGTCAGACGCTCGAGCATGTACGGCGAAAGGCCGTTGGTCCGACCGGCCGCCAAGTCCAGCTCATTGGCGGCAGACAATTCGGTCCGGGCGTCATCGAGAGCGTCAGCGGTGGCTTGCAAGGCGCGGTTTTTCTGCGCGGTGCTGGCGCGGCCGATCACTCGCGAAGCTTCGCGGGCGGCGCGACCCAAACGGGTCATGTAGTCAAGAACGGACTCAGTCATGGTCTCAGAGGTCTTGGCGGAGAGGAAAGCGGCCGATTATAGCTGTCGAGCCCGTGTAACGACAGCGGTGGCAGGCGGATGGTCGATAACCCGAGCAAAGTAGGGATAAAAAGCCCTCTGGAGCACCCAAAACCTCACGCCGGCACCTGATATAACGCCTTCGCGAAGAGGCCCCGCAGCCATACTCATCAATACCCGGCACACCGTCATTCAGCTTTGATTAAGACAGTTGTTGTTATCATCGCCGCCCTGATTGCCATTCGACGACCGTAAGCACCGATGCCCACCCCCCTGCCGGACTCGTTTTTCCACCGAGATGCGCAAGTCCTCGCCCGGGCGTTACTGGGCAAAGTGATTCGTCATCGCGTGGGCAATGGCCCAGATGCGTTGTGGCTGTCGGCTCGGATCATCGAGACGGAAGCCTACTACTGCGCAGAAAAAGGCAGCCACGCGTCATTGGGCTACACCGAAAAACGCAAAGCGCTGTTTCTCGAGGGCGGGCACATCTATATGTACTATGCCCGCGGCGGCGATTCGCTGAACTTCAGCGCCGAAGGGCCGGGCAATGCCGTGCTGATCAAGTCCGCGTATCCGTGGGTCGACGAACTTTCCGACGGCAACAGTCTCGCGCACATGCTCTTGAACAACCCTGATGCCAAGGGAGCACTGCGTCCGCCCGAGCGTCTGTGTGCCGGTCAAACCCTGCTGTGCAGGGCCCTGGGGCTCAAAGTCCCGACTTGGGACGCCAAACGCTTCGACCTTGAGCACCTGTTCGTCGATGATGTCGGTGCCGAGCCCAAGCAGATTATCCAGACCACACGACTGGGCATCCCCGAGGGCCGCGACGAGCATCTGATGTACCGTTTCGTCGACGCCGCCTACGCCCGGTATTGCACGCGGAACCCGCTGCGACGCGGCCAGGTCGAAGGCCGCGATTACTTTTTACTCAAGCAAGGAAACTGAGACATGGGCCCATGGCTCGATGGCATTACCGGCTGGCTGAGCGCAAACCCCTCGTGGTTGGGTCTAGCGATTTTTTTGGTGGCGTTCCTTGAATGCGTGGCCATCGCCGGGATCATCGTGCCGGGCACCGTGCTTCTGTTCACTGTCGCGGTGCTGGCCGGCAGTGGTGCCTTGTCACTGGGCGAAACACTTTTACTGGGCTTTTGTGGCGGCTTGCTGGGTGACGGTCTGTCGTATTTTCTCGGCAGGCGCTTTCACCAGAACATCCGCCGCCTGCCCGGGCTGCGTCATCACCCGGAATGGATAGGCGGTGCGGAGCTCTACTTCCAGCGCTACGGCATTGCCAGCCTGCTGGTCGGACGCTTTATCGGGCCACTGCGACCCATGTTGCCCATGGTCGCAGGCATGTTCGACATGCCTTTCCCGCGTTTTGCTGCTGTCAGCGTGATCGCGGCCGCTGGCTGGTCCCTCGCGTACCTGCTGCCGGGCTGGGCCACCGGCGCGGCCATGCGCTTGCCACTGCCCGAGGGCTTCTGGTCACAGGCAGGGATGATCGGTGGTGGGTTGGCGGTGTTGCTCGGCGTCAGTATCCACAGCAGCTTTGGCGGGAAGCGCTATGCAACCCCGCTGATCGCCGTGTTGAGCCTTGTCATGCTCGCTGGGGTATTTCTCGGCTGGCCCTACCTGACGCACTTCGATCAGGGCTTGATGGCATTGGTGCAGGAACATCGCAGTGAAGCGGCTGATCAGTTCGTGGTGATGATCACTCGGCTGGGCGACTTCAAAACCCAAGTGGCCGTCGTCAGCCTGTTGTTGGTGCTGTTGCTGGCAACCCGGCAATGGAAACAGGCGATGTTTGCTGGCGCAGTGACCGTGGGCTCGGCACTGGCCAATACAGGAATGAAAGGGTTCTTCGCCCGCACGCGTCCCGACGTACTGATCGACCCGCTCACCACTTACAGCATGCCCAGCGGGCACAGTTCGGGGTCATTCGCGCTGTTTATGGCGTTGGCAGTATTGGCGGGACGCGGTCAGCCGGTACGTTTGCGCCTGACCTGGTTATTGCTGGGCGGTATTCCGGCGCTGTCGATTGCCATGTCGCGGGTCTATCTGGGGGTGCATTGGCCGTCTGATGTGCTGGCCGGGGCCCTGCTCGCGTTCTGCCTCTGCGCAGCCAGCCTGTCCTTCATACAGCGTAAAACACCGCTTGAGCCCATGCCCGTAAGGGTGTGGTGGCTGATCCTGCCAGCGCTGGTCACCTTGTACGGTTACTTCGCCCTGCATTCACTGTCCCACGCGGCGCTGCGTTATCAGTACCTGGCCCCCACGGGCGCGATTAACTAACGCGTCAGGCCTGCACGTCACCCTGTATTTCATCGAGCAGGTCCTGAATCGCGTCCAGGCGCTCCTGAGCATCGTTGAGTTCCAGTAACTCGACCTTGTCTTCTTCGGTGAAGGGCAGCAGATAAGCCAGCTGATTGGCCAGCGATTGCTGCCCGCTGGCCGTAACGCCCATGTTCAACGCGGCAACCATCGGGTGCTCGGCCAAGGCGGCAAGCAAGGCCACCAGATCGGCGTCCGCTTCCTGCAACGGGCGCTCCGGCAGTTCATCCAGCCACTCAACGTCAGCCATAATCAGCTGGTCACGCTGCACCTGAGTGCTGACCACGCGGAAACGGCGCCCACCTTCCACGCGAATCCCCAGCAAGCCGTTGTCCTGCTGCTGAAAATCCCGCACCAACGCTTCGCAACCTACCAGCGCATAGCCCTCTGGCGCCTGCCCGACTTCTTCGCCGTCAAGAATGCATACCACGCCAAAGCCTTCGCCCTGCTTCATCCCGCGGCTAACCATGTCCAGATAGCGTGCCTCGAACAGCTGCAAATCGAGCATGCACCCCGGGAACAGCACTGCGTTGAGAGGAAATAATGGCAACACCATGGAAGCCTCCTTAAACGACCAGCGTAACGGCCAATGGCAGGAATACCGCCGTGCCGACGCCCATCAAACTCATTGCCAGGGCGGCGAACGCACCGCACTCCTCACTTTCCTGCAACGCCACCGAGGTGCCGACGGCATGCGCGGCCAAACCGAGGGCCATGCCGCGCGCAGCCTGATTCTCCACCCCAAGAAGGGACAGCAGACCAGGGCCAAAAATCGCGCCGATCACCCCGGTAATCAACACGAACACCGCCGCCAGTGGTGCGACGCCACCAATCTGTTCGGCCACCAACATGGCAATCGGCGACGTCACTGATTTGGGCGCCATGGTCATCAAGATCATGTGGTCGGCACCGAACAGCCAGCCCAGCGTCACACCCAGGGATGTCGCCAGCACTCCGCCCACGATTAGCGTAGTAAAGGTCGGCCAGAACAGCTGGCGAATACGTCGCAGGTTCAGATAAAGCGGGACCGCCAGTGCAACCGTCGCAGGCCCCAACAAAATACTGAGGATTTCCGTGCTTTTGCGGTACTCGGCATAGTTCAAACCGCAGCTGACCAGAATGCCGACCACCAGCAACATCGAGATAAGCACCGGCTGCAAAAATATCCAGCGGGTTTTTTCGTAAGCGGCCAGCATCAACTGGTACGCCCCCAGCGTAATCGCAATGCCGAACAGTGGATGATGGATCACCGCGTTCCAGGCGCCATTCCAATCCATGTTCATGAGGACTCCCCGCGTCGCGACTGGCGCAGAACCAGCTTCTGCATCAGCCAGCCGACGAACGCCAAGGACAGCAGCAACGACAGCACTAACGATCCGACGATGGCCCAGAAATCGGCGGCAATCTCGGCAGCGTAGACCATCACCCCCACGGCGGGCGGCACCAACAGCAGCGGCAGATAACGCAACAAGCTGCTGGCGGCCAGACTCAATGGCTCACTGACTTCGCCGCGCGTCATCAGAAAAATCAGTAACAACACCAGACCGATGATCGGCCCGGGCAGTATTGGCAAGAACAGGTGATTGAGCGCGGTGCCCACCAATTGGAACAACACCAGCCATGTCAGACCCCGTAGCAACATAAGAAACTCCAGCAAATTCGCGACGCCATTATAGGCACGCTGTGGCAATGGCTGATAAATCAGCATTCGCCAAAGGCATACATCCTTGACCATCCCTAAAGCCCATGCTGATCTTAGGCCTTGGCACGGTGAAAAATCCGACGCCTATAAACACTGAGCGCGATAGCCATACCCACAAAAACCAATGACAACAAGGAGAGTATCTATGCCCTTTGTACCCGTTGCAGAGCTGAAGAACTATGAAGGCAAGGAACTGGGACGTTCCGAGTGGTTCACTATCGACCAAGAGCGCATCAACTTGTTTGCCGAAGCCACCGGCGACTTCCAGTTCATCCACGTCAACCCTGAAAAAGCCGCGAAAACCCCCTTCGGCAGTACCATCGCCCACGGCTTTCTGTCGCTATCGCTGATCCCGAAGTTGATGGAAGACCTGCTGGTAGTGCCCGAAGGGCTGAAAATGGTGATCAACTATGGCCTGGACAGCGTGCGTTTTATCCAACCGGTAAAAGTGAACTCACGGGTTCGACTCAACGTAACCATGACTCAAGTCACCGAAAAGAAACCAGGCCAATGGCTGCTCAAAGCCACGGCAACGCTGGAAATAGAGGGCCAGGACAAGCCAGCCTTCGTCGCTGAACCCCTGTCGTTGTGCTTCGTGTAAGACCACTAAAAAGCGAAACAGCTATTACCGGCTGTTTCGTTGCCTCTATAAAGCAACCACATAGCTGCGTCATACTGCCCGCGGCTGTGTGAAAGCGACTGTTCAGGGACGTCTTCAACACGCTTGGATTTTTATCTTCAGGATCGACCATGCGCGCGTTCGCCCCTCTTGCCCCTC includes:
- the rsfS gene encoding ribosome silencing factor, with the translated sequence MTKQNSEILIKLATAALEDIKAQDILAIDVRDKTSITDYMLIATGTSNRHIASMVENVRDKVKAQGFKPLGEEGKGDSDWVLLDLGDIIVHVMTASARQFYDLERLWHGAEQSRASHGSHDANPFDPMAADKMSFDNTPSDKE
- the nadD gene encoding nicotinate-nucleotide adenylyltransferase, whose amino-acid sequence is MPRRIGMLGGTFDPVHIGHLRSALEVAELLGLDELRLTPSARPPHRDMPSVSAQHRLAMVKCAVAGVPPLTVDDRELQRDKPSYTIDTLELMRAELAADDQLFLLLGWDAFCGLPTWHRWEELLEHCHIVVLQRPDADSESPDAMRNLLAGRAVSDPKALKGPGGHITFVWQTPLSVSATQIRQLLASGKSVRFLVPDAVLAYIDAHGLYHAPNTQGTL
- a CDS encoding glutamate-5-semialdehyde dehydrogenase yields the protein MTESVLDYMTRLGRAAREASRVIGRASTAQKNRALQATADALDDARTELSAANELDLAAGRTNGLSPYMLERLTLTPARIDSMIEGLRQVISLPDPIGAIRDMSYRPSGIQVGKMRVPLGVVGIIYESRPNVTIDAASLCLKSGNATILRGGSEAIHSNRAIAACIQRGLAVANLPAAVVQVVEVTDRAAVGALITMPEYVDVIVPRGGKGLIERVSRDARVPVIKHLDGICHVYVSAHADLPKAQRISFNAKTYRYGICGAMETLLVDQAVAAEFLPPMAAQFREKGVELRGCERTRELIDALPATEEDWNTEYLAPILSILVVADLDQAIEHINRYGSHHTDAIVTDHQGQARRFLAEVDSSSVMINAPTCFADGFEYGLGAEIGISTDKLHARGPVGLEGLTCEKYIVVGDGQLRGQEPV
- a CDS encoding DNA-3-methyladenine glycosylase; translation: MPTPLPDSFFHRDAQVLARALLGKVIRHRVGNGPDALWLSARIIETEAYYCAEKGSHASLGYTEKRKALFLEGGHIYMYYARGGDSLNFSAEGPGNAVLIKSAYPWVDELSDGNSLAHMLLNNPDAKGALRPPERLCAGQTLLCRALGLKVPTWDAKRFDLEHLFVDDVGAEPKQIIQTTRLGIPEGRDEHLMYRFVDAAYARYCTRNPLRRGQVEGRDYFLLKQGN
- a CDS encoding bifunctional DedA family/phosphatase PAP2 family protein, whose translation is MGPWLDGITGWLSANPSWLGLAIFLVAFLECVAIAGIIVPGTVLLFTVAVLAGSGALSLGETLLLGFCGGLLGDGLSYFLGRRFHQNIRRLPGLRHHPEWIGGAELYFQRYGIASLLVGRFIGPLRPMLPMVAGMFDMPFPRFAAVSVIAAAGWSLAYLLPGWATGAAMRLPLPEGFWSQAGMIGGGLAVLLGVSIHSSFGGKRYATPLIAVLSLVMLAGVFLGWPYLTHFDQGLMALVQEHRSEAADQFVVMITRLGDFKTQVAVVSLLLVLLLATRQWKQAMFAGAVTVGSALANTGMKGFFARTRPDVLIDPLTTYSMPSGHSSGSFALFMALAVLAGRGQPVRLRLTWLLLGGIPALSIAMSRVYLGVHWPSDVLAGALLAFCLCAASLSFIQRKTPLEPMPVRVWWLILPALVTLYGYFALHSLSHAALRYQYLAPTGAIN
- a CDS encoding LON peptidase substrate-binding domain-containing protein, which produces MVLPLFPLNAVLFPGCMLDLQLFEARYLDMVSRGMKQGEGFGVVCILDGEEVGQAPEGYALVGCEALVRDFQQQDNGLLGIRVEGGRRFRVVSTQVQRDQLIMADVEWLDELPERPLQEADADLVALLAALAEHPMVAALNMGVTASGQQSLANQLAYLLPFTEEDKVELLELNDAQERLDAIQDLLDEIQGDVQA
- a CDS encoding LrgB family protein, coding for MNMDWNGAWNAVIHHPLFGIAITLGAYQLMLAAYEKTRWIFLQPVLISMLLVVGILVSCGLNYAEYRKSTEILSILLGPATVALAVPLYLNLRRIRQLFWPTFTTLIVGGVLATSLGVTLGWLFGADHMILMTMAPKSVTSPIAMLVAEQIGGVAPLAAVFVLITGVIGAIFGPGLLSLLGVENQAARGMALGLAAHAVGTSVALQESEECGAFAALAMSLMGVGTAVFLPLAVTLVV
- a CDS encoding CidA/LrgA family protein; protein product: MLLRGLTWLVLFQLVGTALNHLFLPILPGPIIGLVLLLIFLMTRGEVSEPLSLAASSLLRYLPLLLVPPAVGVMVYAAEIAADFWAIVGSLVLSLLLSLAFVGWLMQKLVLRQSRRGESS
- a CDS encoding MaoC family dehydratase; this encodes MPFVPVAELKNYEGKELGRSEWFTIDQERINLFAEATGDFQFIHVNPEKAAKTPFGSTIAHGFLSLSLIPKLMEDLLVVPEGLKMVINYGLDSVRFIQPVKVNSRVRLNVTMTQVTEKKPGQWLLKATATLEIEGQDKPAFVAEPLSLCFV